In Falco biarmicus isolate bFalBia1 chromosome 6, bFalBia1.pri, whole genome shotgun sequence, the following are encoded in one genomic region:
- the LOC130151726 gene encoding uncharacterized protein LOC130151726 isoform X2, whose product MDAIHKPKILVMFLSLATFTVMVILNAGNATGAFKGLFRTTPGNISAKYNTDFTPAGWTFLIWNVIYAWQLAWLLYALSGICRRNELGCVYIKPDLLPIPFYVVWILNNGLNVGWLFLWDREYLFPALVFLAALTLTTCASLFISHRALSIHSSWFTKGHRAELWLIRVLVQNGLALYGTWTAIATLLNLAVVLTYKWNVSHETAATASLSILALGLVLWFYLENFFLDKYVHYNLTIYPVVIIALTGSTCKNFSLSSPTTNGIFIGESLGLVPTPVKGHIFPVYEGQKDRITSCSVIYKKQN is encoded by the exons ATGGATGCTATACACAAGCCGAAGATTCTGGTGATGTTTCTGTCTCTGGCTACTTTCACAGTCATGGTGATACTGAATGCTGGAAATGCCACTGGGGCATTCAAAG GTCTGTTCAGGACAACCCCTGGAAACATCTCAGCCAAGTACAACACTGACTTCACCCCAGCTGGTTGGACTTTCCTCATCTGGAATGTCATCTATGCCTGGCAGCTTGCCTGGCTTCTCTACGCCTTGTCAGGGATCTGTCGAAG GAATGAACTTGGATGTGTCTACATAAAGCCAGACTTGCTGCCAATACCTTTTTATGTGGTGTGGATTCTGAATAATGGCCTCAATGTTGGATGGCTTTTCCTGTGGGACCGAGA ATACCTCTTCCCAGCCCTGGTGTTCCTGGCAGCCCTCACTCTGACCACGTGTGCCTCCCTCTTCATTTCACACCGAGCCCTGAGCATCCATTCCTCCTGGTTCACAAAGGGTCACAGAGCTGAGCTCTGGCTCATCCGCGTCCTA GTCCAGAACGGGCTGGCACTCTACGGAACGTGGACCGCCATTGCCACCCTGCTGAACCTGGCTGTTGTGTTGACCTACAAGTGGAACGTGTCCCACGAGACAGCAGCCACTGCTTCGCTGAGCATCCTTGCTCTTGGCCTAGTACTATG GTTTTATCTAGAAAACTTCTTTCTTGACAAGTACGTCCACTATAACCTGACAATCTACCCAGTGGTCATAATAGCTCTGACTGGCAGCACGTGCAAGAACTTCTCATTGTCATCCCCAACGACGAATGGCATTTTTATAGGTGAATCTCTTGGACTGGTTCCAACTCCTGTAAAAGGCCACATCTTCCCTGTGTATGAGGGGCAGAAAGACAGAATTACTTCTTGTAGTGTtatttataaaaagcagaaCTAG